A portion of the Misgurnus anguillicaudatus chromosome 16, ASM2758022v2, whole genome shotgun sequence genome contains these proteins:
- the mtnr1ab gene encoding melatonin receptor type 1A-A yields the protein MKFNGSRLLNISSSLTPYDITLNRPPWVATTLGSFLIFTIVVDILGNLLVIFSVCRNKKLRNAGNVFVVSLAVADLVVAVYPYPLVLVSIFHNEWNLGFVQCQISGFLMGLSVIGSIFNITGIAINRYCYICHSLKYDKLYSDKNCLCYVLLIWILTLVAIVPNFYVGSLQYDPRVYSCTFAQSASSAYTIAVVFFHFILPIMIVTYCYLRIWILVIQVRRRVKPEFRPKLTPHDVRNFVTMFVVFVLFAVCWAPLNFIGLAVAVDPGRVAPLIPEWFFVSSYFMAYFNSCLNAIVYGLLNQNFRREYKKIIVSLCTARMFFPESSNDAAERIKSKPSPLVTNNNQVKVDSV from the exons ATGAAATTTAATGGCAGTCGATTGCTGAACATTTCCTCTTCACTGACTCCGTACGACATCACTCTTAATCGTCCACCCTGGGTCGCTACAACTTTGGGAAGCTTTTTGATCTTCACTATTGTGGTTGATATTTTGGGGAACCTCCTGGTGATCTTCTCCGTCTGCAGAAACAAGAAACTTAGGAACGCAG GAAACGTCTTCGTAGTGAGCCTGGCGGTAGCTGATCTGGTGGTAGCCGTATACCCTTATCCACTTGTGCTGGTTTCCATTTTCCATAATGAATGGAATCTGGGATTCGTTCAGTGCCAGATCAGTGGATTTCTGATGGGATTGAGCGTGATTGGATCTATATTTAACATCACTGGCATCGCCATCAATCGCTACTGCTACATCTGCCACAGTCTCAAGTACGACAAGCTATACAGCGACAAGAACTGCCTATGCTACGTCCTTCTAATATGGATACTAACTTTAGTCGCGATAGTGCCAAATTTTTACGTAGGCTCCCTGCAGTACGACCCCAGGGTTTACTCTTGTACATTTGCGCAGTCGGCCAGTTCGGCGTACACCATCGCGGTCGTCTTCTTTCATTTCATTCTTCCGATTATGATTGTAACTTACTGCTACCTGAGGATCTGGATCTTAGTGATTCAGGTGAGGAGGCGCGTCAAACCAGAGTTCAGACCCAAGCTCACTCCACATGACGTGAGGAACTTCGTAACCATGTTTGTGGTCTTTGTTCTTTTTGCCGTGTGTTGGGCTCCTCTTAATTTTATTGGCCTGGCGGTCGCCGTGGACCCCGGGCGGGTCGCACCGCTAATCCCGGAGTGGTTTTTTGTATCTAGTTATTTTATGGCCTACTTCAACAGCTGCCTAAATGCCATAGTCTATGGACTGCTGAATCAGAACTTCAGAAGAGAGTACAAAAAAATCATTGTCTCACTCTGCACGGCACGGATGTTCTTTCCGGAGAGTTCAAATGATGCTGCTGAACGGATCAAAAGCAAGCCATCCCCTTTAGTGACAAACAACAACCAAGTTAAAGTAGACTCGGTATGA